A region of the Deinococcus psychrotolerans genome:
GTGTACACCAAGAAACCGTCTTGGTCTTCGAGCATCACGCTGCGGACTGCGCCGGGTACTTTGGCCTGCGCGGTAGCGCTGGCCTGCGCGGCGCTGATTTTGGCGAGGGCTTGATACTGGCTTTGCTCCTGAGCGTCCGGCACTTCGGCTCCGGCGGCCTCGGCGGGTAGGGCAATGCTGCCTTTGATGGTGGCTTCTTGGGTGTCGGGGCCGTCGTTGGTTTCGGTGTCGGCCATTTCAGGTTTGGTGGGCTGAGCGGCTTGGGCGAGGGTCATCAACTTAACACCCGGCGCTGAGCTGGTTTGGGCGAAGGCGTATCCGGCCAGCGGCGCGGCGAGGGCGGTCAAGACGGTGAGGGACAGCAAAGCGTTCTTGGTTGGCTTGTTCATGGTGTGTTCTCCTTGTAGCGCGAAGATAGGTGTTTTTTCGCGTAGGCCCAAGGTAGAACATATTGGTATAAACGCCGTATAGCACGGTAAAGAGAAAGTATAGAGCGCTAATCCGCTGGCGTCAGCGCTTCACTTGTTGCAGAAGAATGGCTTTTATGCGCTGCGCTGACCAGCATGAAAACCAAGATTAAACCGCTCAGGCCCAAGGTCACGACGCCGGTGCCCAAACCGAGTCCACCTTGACTGTGCGTCACCGCCACCCAATCGGCAAATGAAGCGCCGACAGGCCGTGTGATGACGTAGGCCCACCAAAAGGCCA
Encoded here:
- a CDS encoding PepSY domain-containing protein — translated: MNKPTKNALLSLTVLTALAAPLAGYAFAQTSSAPGVKLMTLAQAAQPTKPEMADTETNDGPDTQEATIKGSIALPAEAAGAEVPDAQEQSQYQALAKISAAQASATAQAKVPGAVRSVMLEDQDGFLVYTVKIGNMEVTVDAGNGQVLGQSAADAEGMDTGMESGTETSD